The proteins below come from a single uncultured delta proteobacterium genomic window:
- a CDS encoding von Willebrand factor type A (fragment): protein MRRCSKSANLDSFILAHGQAMHSRFSTNAGGGTPMDAALWWVMQQIHPLSEPRKIILVITDGDPDDKEAARETIRTSGVLGLEVYGIGIQTQSILNLLPDKHCRVITSINELAPAMFGMLHNALIG, encoded by the coding sequence TTGAGGCGTTGTTCCAAGTCAGCAAACCTGGACTCGTTTATCCTCGCCCACGGCCAGGCCATGCACTCCCGGTTCAGCACGAACGCCGGCGGCGGCACGCCCATGGATGCCGCCCTCTGGTGGGTCATGCAGCAGATCCACCCGCTATCCGAACCGCGCAAGATCATCCTCGTCATCACCGACGGCGACCCCGACGACAAGGAGGCCGCCCGAGAAACCATCCGGACATCGGGCGTCCTCGGCCTCGAGGTCTACGGCATCGGCATCCAGACCCAGTCCATCCTGAACTTGCTGCCGGACAAACACTGCCGTGTCATCACAAGCATCAACGAGTTGGCTCCGGCCATGTTCGGCATGCTGCATAACGCGTTGATCGGCTGA